The following proteins are encoded in a genomic region of Ammospiza caudacuta isolate bAmmCau1 chromosome 3, bAmmCau1.pri, whole genome shotgun sequence:
- the FLRT3 gene encoding leucine-rich repeat transmembrane protein FLRT3 — MISVTWSIFLVWTKIGLLLDMAPYSVSAKSCPSVCRCDVGFIYCNDRDLTSIPTGIPEDATTLFLQNNQINNAGIPSELKNLLRVERIYLYRNSLDEFPTNLPKYIKELHLQENNIRTITYDSLSKIPYLEELHLDDNSVSAVSIEDGAFRDNIYLRLLFLSRNHLSTIPWGLPKTIEELRLDDNRISTISELSLQDLTNLKRLVLDGNLLNNHGLGDKVFINLVNLTELSLVRNSLTAAPVNLPGTNLRKLYLQENHINRVPPNAFSYLRQLYRLDMSNNNLSNLPQGVFDDLDNITQLFLRNNPWHCGCKMKWVRDWLQSLPLKVNVRGLMCQAPEKVRGMAIKDLSADLFDCKDDSVISTVQITTAVPNTLYPAQGHWPISVTKQPDIKTPNLNKNYRTTVSPVRKIITIFVKSVSTETIHISWKVALPMTALRLSWLKMGHSPAFGSITETIVTGDRSDYLLTALEPESPYRVCMVPMETSNIYLSDETPECIETETAPLKMYNPTTTLNREQEKEPYKNSSLPLAAIIGGVVALVAIGLLALVCWYVHRNGSLFSRNCTYSKGRRRKDDYAEAGTKKDNSILEIRETSFQMIPITSDQVSKEEFVIHTIFPPNGMNLYKNSHSESSSNRSYRDSGIPDSDHSHS; from the coding sequence ATGATTAGTGTTACCTGGAGCATCTTCCTAGTTTGGACTAAAATAGGGCTGTTACTTGACATGGCACCTTATTCTGTTAGTGCCAAATCATGCCCTTCAGTGTGTCGCTGTGATGTGGGTTTCATATATTGTAATGATCGCGATTTGACGTCTATTCCTACAGGAATCCCAGAGGATGCAACCACCCTCTTCCTTCAGAACAATCAAATAAATAATGCTGGGATTCCTTCAGAACTGAAGAACTTGCTTAGGGTGGAAAGAATATATTTATACCGCAACAGCCTAGATGAATTCCCCACTAACCTCCCTAAGTACATTAAGGAACTGCATTTGCAGGAGAACAATATAAGGACCATTACTTATGATTCACTTTCAAAAATTCCTTATCTGGAAGAACTGCATTTGGATGATAATTCTGTTTCTGCCGTTAGCATCGAGGATGGAGCTTTTCGGGACAACATCTATCTCagacttctttttctctctcgAAATCACCTTagcaccattccctggggtTTGCCTAAAACCATAGAAGAGCTACGCTTGGATGATAATCGCATTTCCACAATTTCTGAGCTGTCCCTTCAAGACCTTACAAATCTAAAACGCCTTGTTTTAGATGGAAATCTTCTAAATAATCATGGATTAGGAGACAAAGTCTTCATTAATCTAGTCAATCTTACGGAATTGTCATTGGTCCGCAATTCACTCACAGCTGCACCGGTGAATCTGCCGGGAACAAACCTAAGAAAGCTTTATCTCCAAGAAAACCACATCAACCGCGTGCCACCCAATGCTTTCTCTTACTTACGGCAATTGTACCGACTAGATATGTCCaataacaatctcagcaattTACCTCAGGGTGTCTTTGATGACCTGGACAACATCACTCAACTTTTTCTTCGCAACAACCCCTGGCACTGCGGGTGCAAAATGAAATGGGTGCGTGACTGGTTACAGTCACTGCCTTTGAAAGTGAACGTACGTGGACTGATGTGTCAGGCACCAGAAAAAGTACGTGGGATGGCTATCAAAGACCTCAGCGCAGACCTGTTTGACTGTAAGGACGATAGCGTGATAAGCACCGTCCAAATCACTACTGCAGTACCAAACACGTTAtacccagcccagggacactggCCCATTTCTGTGACCAAACAACCAGATATCAAGACTCCCAACCTAAATAAAAACTACAGAACCACGGTGAGCCCGGTACGCAAAATCATTACAATATTTGTGAAATCCGTAAGCACGGAGACCATCCACATCTCCTGGAAAGTTGCACTACCCATGACTGCTTTGAGACTGAGCTGGCTCAAGATgggccacagccctgcctttgGATCTATAACTGAAACTATAGTTACAGGCGACAGAAGCGACTATTTGCTCACGGCTCTCGAACCGGAGTCGCCGTACCGAGTGTGCATGGTTCCCATGGAAACCAGCAACATCTATCTCTCCGACGAAACTCCCGAGTGCATCGAGACCGAGACGGCGCCTCTGAAAATGTACAACCCTACCACCACCCTCAACCGGGAGCAGGAGAAAGAACCTTACAAAAACTCCAGCTTGCCCTTGGCCGCCATCATCGGCGGCGTGGTGGCGCTGGTGGCCATagggctgctggccctggtCTGCTGGTACGTGCACAGAAACGGGTCCCTGTTCTCCCGGAACTGCACCTACAGCAAGGGACGCCGGAGAAAAGACGACTATGCCGAAGCGGGAACCAAGAAGGATAACTCCATCTTGGAAATCAGGGAGACTTCTTTCCAGATGATACCAATTACCAGTGACCAAGTGTCCAAGGAGGAGTTTGTAATACACACCATTTTCCCACCTAATGGCATGAATCTGTACAAGAACAGCCACAGTGAAAGCAGTAGTAACAGGAGCTACAGAGACAGTGGTATTCCAGATTCAGATCATTCACACTCATGA